From Mytilus edulis chromosome 8, xbMytEdul2.2, whole genome shotgun sequence, one genomic window encodes:
- the LOC139484765 gene encoding guanylate cyclase soluble subunit beta-1-like yields MYGFVNYALELLVLRKFGEEAWEAIKKEAELEMEGHFLVRMVYEDSLSYDLVGAASKVLNVPAGQILELFGKMFFDFCQESGYDTILQVLGGTTKDFLQNLDALHDHLATIYPGMRAPSFRCTTRESDGATVLHYYSERDGLEPIVIGIVKEVALKLHNGEVNVDIIQTKGEECDHVQFAITDKSTDARSSVSEIEGYEQNLSMDPKISPATFCRAFPFHVLFDENMIIQQAGTSLMRVIPKLRIGHSKIDMIFDMVRPHMDFYFNHLLSHINTVYVLKTKSAIGGDSSGLYIDHDNVEQNEHSHLRLKGQMIHVTESNCMLFLCSPSVANLDELSRRNLYLSDIPLHDATRDLVLLSEKFEAEYKLARKLEILNDQLQQTHRELEDEKAKTDKLMYSILPASVANELRHQRRVPANKFESVTILFSGIVGFSEFCQNHSDAHGAMKIVKYLNDVYTKFDDLLKNNPNVYKVETVGDKYMAVSGLPEACKDHARSIARLALDMMAISKHIIDPTGDRVMITIGIHSGEVMTGVIGKRMPRYCLFGNTVNITSRTETTGVKGRINVSESAYKFLQTEECFDPEFDLQYRGSIQMKGKPEPMRCYFLSRKPIFRPGNLVKRATIK; encoded by the exons AAAAGAAGCCGAGTTGGAGATGGAAGGCCATTTCCTCGTCCGTATGGTATATGAGGATTCTTTGTCCTATGATCTGGTTGGAGCAGCTTCTAAAGTGTTAA ACGTTCCCGCAGGACAAATCCTGGAACTATTTGGCAAAATGTTTTTCGATTTCTGTCAAGAATCAGGATACGATACCATTTTACAAGTTCTTGGAGGAACCACGAAGGATTTCTTGCAAAATCTCGATGCCCTTCACGACCATCTAGCTACGATCTATCCAGGTATGCGAGCTCCGTCATTCCGTTGTACAACACGGGAATCAGATGGAGCAACTGTCCTGCACTACTATTCAGAACGTGACGGTCTAGAACCAATCGTAATTGGAATTGTTAAAGAAGTAGCTTTAAAACTACACAACGGTGAGGTTAATGTAGATATTATTCAGACAAAAGGAGAAGAATGCGACCATGTGCAGTTTGCTATAACAGACAAAAGTACAGACGCTAGATCAAGCGTTTCCGAAATAGAAGGATACGAACAAAATCTATCTATGGACCCAAAAATTAGTCCAGCTACATTCTGTCGAGCGTTTCCATTTCACGTTCTCTTCGATGAAAATATGATCATTCAGCAAGCTGGAACATCTCTGATGAGAGTCATACCAAAACTCAGAATAGGGCACTCTAAAATTGACATGATTTTTGACATGGTTAGACCCCACATGGATTTCTACTTTAATCATTTACTCTCCCATATTAATACTGTTTACGTTTTAAAAACAAAGTCTGCCATTGGTGGTGACTCCAGTGGCTTGTACATAGACCATGATAACGTAGAACAAAACGAACACTCTCACCTTAGACTCAAAGGACAAATGATCCACGTGACTGAATCTAACTGTATGTTATTCTTGTGCTCGCCCAGTGTCGCTAACTTAGATGAATTGTCTCGGCGTAACTTATATCTGAGCGACATTCCACTTCATGATGCTACCCGAGATCTCGTGTTGTTATCTGAGAAGTTTGAAGCAGAATATAAATTGGCGCGAAAACTAGAAATTTTGAACGACCAACTGCAACAAACTCACAGAGAACTTGAGGATGAGAAAGCGAAAACAGATAa GTTAATGTATTCCATTCTTCCAGCCTCCGTTGCAAATGAATTACGTCATCAAAGACGAGTTCCTGCAAATAAATTCGAAAGTGTCACAATTCTCTTTAGTGGGATCGTTGGATTCAGCGAATTTTGTCAGAATCACTCGGACGCCCATGGAgctatgaaaattgttaaatatctTAATGACGTTTATACAAAATTTGATGATTTGTTAAAGAATAATCCAAATGTATACAAG GTTGAAACTGTTGGTGATAAATATATGGCAGTAAGTGGACTTCCGGAAGCATGTAAAGATCATGCGCGAAGTATAGCGAGACTTGCTTTGGATATGATGGCGATATCTAAACACATTATAGATCCAACTGGTGATAGGGTGATG ATAACCATCGGTATTCATTCGGGTGAAGTAATGACTGGAGTTATTGGGAAGCGCATGCCCAGATATTGCTTGTTTGGAAACACTGTAAATATTACCAGCAGGACTGAAACAACGGGAGTCAAAGGACGGATAAACGTTTCAGAGTCGGCTTACAA GTTTCTGCAAACTGAAGAATGCTTTGATCCGGAGTTTGATTTGCAGTATAGAGGATCAATTCAAATGAAAGGGAAACCAGAACCAATGAGATGCTACTTCCTGTCGCGGAAACCTATTTTTAGACCAGGGAATCTTGTTAAGAGGGCTACTATTAAGTAG